AGGCCCGTCCGTTACGCACCACCAGAGCGTGCCCTTGTTCGTCGCGCGCGTCGCGATGACGCTCCACGTAATCGGCAGACTCGGCCTGGAGCGCCGCCATCAGCATCCGCCGCGCTCCCTCGCGTGCGATCTCGTCCAGCAAACCCTCCCCGCGCACTTCCCCTGCATCCCGGTTCTCGATTACCTTCAACATCGGTGGCGTCCTCCTTCCACCCGGCTCCCACCGGGCGTTGCGTGTGGTTACGCGGAAGGGTACGCCGCCTTTTTCATGCCGTCATCTGATCCACAACTGTCGGTGATAGCTCTTTCACCGCGACAGCCAAGGTCTCCGCTGCACATCTTCCTCTTGGGCATTTCTCTGTGCGTGGTCTATATCGCCGACTGTGCCACAGGATTTTGATGCCGGAGGCGGACTCGAACTCTCACGGACCGTTCGGTCCAGGGGATTTAAACTTCGAGGGAATACAGTTGGCCCGCGACCGAGCTGAATAGAAACGTACATTAACGATTCCACAGAAGTGCATGGTGACCGCCTGTGTGCCCCCACTGGGGCTGCGGCTCATCGAATTGGGGTGTGCCCGCAACTCTAGCTGAATAATTTGGTTGCCTTATAAATGGCGTGAGAGGATATGAATATTTCTTGGTCGCACCAGGAGATCAAAATATGCCAACGGTAACCCAAGTGCTTACAGTCCAGCCTGCTCCGGGCAAATTCCAACAATGCCTTGAACTCGGACGGAAGTGGAAAAAGATTCGCGAACGAGCCGGAGCCAAAGAGCGGATGTATACAAATACCGGCGGCGCTCTCTTTATTGTTATCGAGACGCCAGGCTGGAAGGAGTTCGGCGAGATAATCGCCAAGGTCCGGGCCGACCGAGACGCGCAAGCGCTTCTGGCGGAGATGCAATCGAATTCCAGCCCAGTCGGAACGATCGTGAATGTCGATTTGGTTGAAGAGGTTGATTGAACTGTCGGCAACAATAATAGGGTGAGCGCGCGGCCAAGCACTTATTTCGCGTTCCCCTGGCTGCTCCTGGGTATCCGCGGATCACTTCGCGCTGAGTACTCACTTTCCTGTAAATTGAAGCACCTAGCAGTTGTTCTGCTAGACAGCAGTCAGCTAGAAAACCCCGGAAGCCTTGCAGTTTCCTGCGCCAAGAGATCTCGTGTGGGAAACGATGGGCGCGCTGATTCGCTACCCTCCTCTTCTGATCCCGCTGGTTCTTTGCGATACCGACTAGGCCGTTTTCGAATACAGCACCGCCCTTTTGCGCGAAGGGCTATCAGAGGCTCGCCGCCAATTCGTTGGTGGAGACGGGAGGGTCCTTTGCCGGCCCGTCCATTGAGAAGCACCGAAACCGCATCCGGCCGCGTCGCTTATCGACATCGCCTCGAATGTGTCACGCCGTCACATAGCCCGCTGCGTGATTAATGTCGCGCCAGGGTCGATGCTGACAGTTCAACTCCATGCGGCGGGATGGCTACCGAGTTTGGCCGGCGGCCGATCCCATCGCGGCGGCGTCGCCGACATCCGAGCGATCGGGCCGAGTCGTTTAAGCGCGCCCCAGGCAGTTTGCATCTCGATCATCCAGGGCGTGATTTCCGCCGGATCCACCCGGGTGTGGAACCGCGTCAGCGGCGACGCGCGAAAGCGACATGATCCACATCGCGGTACGCGTGAGAGATACGCGGACGTGCCAGCTTCCACCCTCGCTTGCCCGCCGCGCGAGCGCGAGCATCGCGCCCGCCGCGCCGAGATATCCGGTCGTATAGTCGTTTAGCGCCGCGCCCACGAGCGCCGGATGTTCGGAGCCTGAATGCTCGAGCGCCATGCCGCTCGTCGTCTGCGCCAACTGCTCCCATCCGGGACGCCCCGTCCACGGACCCTCGTGGCCGTAACAGTTGATCGACACAACAACGATCCCGGGCCGCATCTGGGCGAGAGCCTCAGCACTAAAGCCACGCCGCGTGAAAGCTCCGAGACGGTAGCCCTGCGAGAACACGTCAGCTTCGCGAGCCAACGCACGAAGCCGCTCGGCATCTTCATTGCGATCCAAATCGAGATAGCAGGAGCGCTTGCCCGGGTTGGTGTCGATCACGAACGGTTCGACGAACGGCAGGTGCGGCCCGCGGATGTGCAGCACATCGGCGCCATGCTCGGCCATCGTCCGCGCGCATGTTGGACCCGCGAGCACGCGAGTCAAATCGAGCACGCGCACGCCGCTAAGTGGCCGCGCTCCGGACTCGGCCGCACGGAGTCTGGGGAGCGGCACGGGCGGCGCATCGCCGATTTTGAAAATTTCGATCGGCGGAACGTTACCGAGTGCGATTCCCTGCGGCTGCTGCCGCCATTCGTCCGCGCTCCTCAGCCTCACGCCGCAGCATCCACGCTCGGCGAGCGCGTCTTCGAGCGCCTGCGCGTCCCAGGTGGCGACGGTACGTGCGATTGCGTCCGCGTCGTCGGCGCATCCGAGCAGCGCGAGCGTGCCCTCCCGGGAGCGAAAACCGCCGTGCAGATGAATCCAGCGGCCGTCACGTCCACGATAGAGCGCAGTGGTCGCGAGCGAGCCGCGCTCAAAAGCCACGCCGCTAACGCGCTGATACCCAAAGGAGAGCAAAGACGCCGCGGCAGCGCGCACATCGATCCTGATTTGCTGCGGCGCGCCGCCGCGAAGACACCACAGATCGGCCGCTGACGAAGCTGCCGCTCCGAGCGCAGCGGCGGCTGCTTCGCCGGCGCGAAAGCAGGTCGGATAAACAGGATCGTGCCCCGCGAAGCTGACCTCATGCTGCGGCGCGCGAGCATCGCGTCCTGCCCCGGCTTGAAGAGCGTCCATCCAGTGCGCAAGCTGTGATCGCTGATCGTTCATCGCATGTCGTCTAGCGCCGAGGTTCGGCAAGCGCGGCTTTCGATTCTGCAAGCGCGGCTGATGCTTCCTTAGCGACCCGGGTGCTGTCAAAAAAGCGTGGGTTCGCCTCGCCCCAGAACTTCACCGGATTCGTAAACATGAAGTCGCGAAAATCATCAGCGGTGATAAGCTCATCTTCGACCAGCTCGTAGGCTTCAGGTACGACCTCCTTCATGTCAGGCACGTCGAAATGGCCGATATCCGACCCGAACAGGACCTTGAGCTGCGCGCGGTAGGGATTGGCCTTGCGATTGAAAGCGTAGGCGTTGGCCGGGTCGTCGGCCTCGCATCCAAAGTAGAAGTTGTTGACGAACAGATCGCGGATATCTTCGGGACGCTTGATGCCGCAAGCCGAATAGTCGTCCAGATCGTCAATTCCGCCCGTTCCTCCCGCGCTGTGTTCGGATGCGAGCGCCGCGTCGAGATCTTTCACATCACCGGAGAGCCAACTGCCACCATACATGTCGATCAGCTTGATCAACAGCGCTCGATCGAGGTTGGCGGGATTTACTTCCTCCAGCGCAGCACGATTGCGTTTCTTCCAGTGGCCGATCAGATCGGCGTAGAGTCCGCACGCCCATCCTACGCCGCCTTCGAGAAATCCCATCTTGAGCGCGGGAAAGCGCCGCGTCACTCCGCCGAGGAACATCGCCTTGCACACTGCTTCGCTCGCCGCGGCGAAGTGACCAATATGGTTATAAACGAAGTTGGTGGGTGACAGGCGAAGGCCCACACCTCGCGATCCCGAATGAAAGGTCGGTGAAATTCCTAGCTCGACGCACTTGGCCCACACTGGATCGTAATTGTACTCACTATCGAGACCGAGCATGTCGAGCCACAGGGCGTGATGTGGCACCGACCCCTTCTCCGCATAGGCGGGAACCGGGCGGCGCATGAGGCTCGCCATCATCACGACTTTCAGTCCAAGAGTTTTCACAACGTGCTCGAGTTCCTCGATCGCCTCCTCCGGCGTGTGCATGGGGATGACGGCGGCTGGCGTCATGCGATCGGCGAACTCGTGGAAGTACTCGGCAACAAAGTTGTTGAACGCGCGGCACGTCGTGCGCCGCGTCTCCCCGTCCTGATGGAACGCGACGCCGAGGCCCGAGGTCGGATAGAGCACGGTGAAGTCGATCCCGAACTCGTCCAGCCGCTCATAGAGCAGCCGCGGCATCAACTCAGTTGCGCGGTCGAGAGTATTGCGCGTCGGCACCGCCCAGAATGCCTCCTGCGCGCGATGCGTTCTCTTGCGCTCGGCGGGTGTTTCCTTGAGGGCCCTAGTGACGTAGTGATTGAAAGCGAAGAAGCCGTCGACGGCGCGCTGGCCGCCGTGCTTTTTCAACTGCTCGCTGATGATTGGCGCGAATTCGAGCCAGTGGCCGTCGGCGTCGACTATTGGATGCTTCAGACCGGCGCGAATTTTCCGAGCGTCGGAACTTCCATTGCTAGACATCTCAGTGCCTCCATCGTTGTGACGCGGCGATCGTTACATCCCACACGGCGGCGGGTTCAACTCTCATGATGCCGATCACTTCCATACTCGATGGGTGATGTCGGCTGACAGCCTTAGCTTCTGTACCCGCGTCGAATAGTTTATTGGACCGGAACGAAACCCCAAACGCTACCAGAGTCGGGGGGGCCCCGGTGCTCGGCCGACCACAATGGGCGGATCTCGGGGGCCCCCTACTGCGCCCGTTTTTTGAACTAGTGGATGTCCAGTGGGCGTCAAGCTGATCTAAAGCCACTCCATCAACGTCGCGCATGCGGCCTAACTGCTTGATTTCATTGATGCCGGGCGCGAGACTAGAATCCGCATGAATCTTTCGGTCCAGAAGATTTTAAGTTCGATGGAATGTTGTTCGCGCACGTCCGCACCCGATTTTTCCGAATTATTCTGAAGAGGCCGCACTCCTCCAGCGTCCGTGAAATCCGCCCGTATCCATACCGGTGGCTGTCAAAGTGGCTGTCAGAACCTCCGCAAAACCAGCGCTAAAACACTATGCCGGGACGAACGCCGCATGAGTACACTCTGCCGTCCATCACAACTAGGCTGAGGTCGCAGGGAACGGCTCGCCGCTTTGACGGGATGGGTCTGTTGCTGGAGCCGGATTAGCGTTAAGGCACCGCATCCCCCGACTGGGGACAAATGTTACTCGCGGCGGGCCGGCTCGAGCACGCGTGATCGCCGACAGGCAAGGTGCGGGTCTCTGATGCTGGGCGATCTACAACCGGTTCACCGAAGGATTCAGACACCGCCGTCCTGAAGGACGCCGAGACACTGCTGGACGAGTTGAGCAGTCCGCCCTAAGCGTCCTTTGCAACACCGGGCCCAATTTTGACGCAAGCTCCGACTCGGATCCTTCTTGAGCGCTGGCAGGTCGCAACTAATTCGTGCACGCTAGTCTGCGTCGATGATTCGCCCTTGTTGGAGGTGTCGAGTGTTCAGAGGAAGTTGTCTATGCGGCGCGGTCGCCTTCGAGGCCGAGAGTCCCTCGGAATTTCGCTACTGTCACTGTTCGCGGTGCAGGAAATCGCGCGGCTCCGCCTTTGCTGCGAACATGTTTGTGCGGCCCGAAGATTTTCGGTGGCTGCGTGGACAGGATGAAGTGAGCAAGTTTCGGATGCCAAACACGCAGCGATTCGGAAACTGGTTCTGCCGAGTCTGTGGCAGTCCGGTTCCTCGTGATGTGCCAGCCTTGAATGTAGTTCTGATTCCGGCAGGTTCGCTCGATGACGATCCCGGAGTGCGCCCTGGCTATCACATCTTCGTAAACTCTAAGGCTGCATGGGAAGAGATATCAGACGCGCTGCCCCGGCACCCCGAATATTCAAACTAGGCGGCTACACGACCATCTGCCCACCGGGATCCAGTTTGACTCCGCGTCTGCGATCGGTTCCTTCTCACCCGCGGGCGGTCGCGGATGGTCTTGTCTAGGTACCAGGAAAGCGGCAAACCCCATTCGGGGAGTCGGCAAGCCACGGTTAACAACGACCGAGTGGAGAACCACGGGAGGACGAGGCCGTGACTGAGGAGAGATCGGGCGGATGTCAGTGCGGGTATCTTAGATACGAGGTCACTAAGAGACCAGTTGGTCTCGCGGTATGCCATTGCACGGAGTGCCAGCGGCAATCTGGGAGCGCCTTCGGCTTGAGTCTCGGCATCCCCGAAGGCGCATTCCGTCTGACTTCCGGCACGCTGAAGACGTTCGCAGTGGTTTGCGACAGCGGGCGCCGGAAAACCTGCGCCTTCTGTCCGGAGTGCGGCACACGCATCTATCATCAGACGGTGAACGGCATGAGCTTGAAAGCAGGCACCCTTGACGACACTTCCTGGCTCAGACCCGATGCTCACTACTGGACGATGCGCAAGCACCCCTGGGTTACTATCGCAGAAGGAGTCCGCAAGTTTTCTGATGACGGGTGACCCTCGGAGCCAGCGAAACCCTACTAGTGCTTCGACTCATAGGTAGCGATTCGTTGGTAGTGAAACACGCGACGTGCGTCCGCGGTGGAGAAACGCCAATCAATTTTGAGTTTGGTGCGATTCGCCCAGCGGTTCCAGGCGCTGGTGCGTCGGCGCAATTCGGTAAGCGTGGCAACCCGCTGGCGCCCCAGGCACTGCCGCGACCACAGGCTGGCTTCCAGTTCCGCCGGATTGAGCCAACTACCATGCTTGGGCGTGTAGTGAACCGTGAAGCGCCGCCACAGCTGATGCCCGGTTTGGGCACCGAAAGTTGCGGTAAGCGATTTTTCTCGATGGGTGTTGAGATTATCCAGGACCAGATGAATGGTGGTCGCCGCGGGGTAACTCAGCGCGACCCGTTTGAGCGCTCGCGCGAATTGCGCTGCGGTACGATTTTTCGTGGCGTGGGTCTGATGGCGACCGGTCTTGGGCTCCACCACGCAGAACACATTGGCCGTCCCGCACCGCGCGTACTCGTAGTCGCGGCGCGCGGGCCGGCCCGGCGCCATCGCAGTAGCCGGCCGCACCGCGTCCACCAACTGCACCGGCCGTTCGTCCAACGCCACCACTGGCGCGTGCTCATCCCACGGCTGGTTCAGCACTTCCAGCACCTCTTCCATCCGTTGCAGGTACTCCTGGTCCAGCTTCGGCACGCACCACATTTTTTCCCGCCACGGCTTCAGCGCGTGGCTGGCAAACAGCCGGCGGATGGTCTCCCGCCCCACCTTGCGCACTACCCCGCGCTGCTGGGCTTCCTGCGCCGTCAGCACCACGGTCCAGCGCGCGTGTCCGGGTGGCGGGGGGCCGCACACCATGGCCACGATCGCAGCCTGCTGCGTGGTATCCAGCAGCTTGGGCGGCTTCGGGCGCGGATCGTCACTTCGCGCCGCGCTCAAACCCCGCTCCAGATATCGCCAACCGACCCGGCGCACCTCGCGCGGATAGGTGCCCATTGCCCTTGCGATCTGGCTCAGTTGCCACCCGTGATCCAATAGTTCCAGGATCCGGATCCGCCGCCAGCGCCGCTCACTTAACCGGCGCCCGCCGCCGCGCGCTGCGCGCAGCGCCTGACGGTCTGCTACCGTCAGCCGCAATCCTGGAAACTGCTTTCGCCTCCGCTGCCTCCGCTCCACGTCCTCTGTTTGATCAGATACCGCGACCCTCTGCAACTCACCTCGTGATCCCTATGCATGGGTCGAAGCACTAGTCGCTTGCTTTATTGAATCCTGTCCCAAAACCACGAGCCCATGACCTCGACGGCCGGGCTTTGCTTACTCGGATGAGTGTTGAGCTTTCCCGAACGCGGCTACGATCGAAATGCGAGATGAGATCCCATTTTGGTCGTAGGCGAACAGTCCGGCAACGCAACGTTGCTCATCGAGCGGCACCATTTGGCCACCGCGGGACCACAAGCAGTTATCGGGCGCCGCTCCTACCTGCAGCATCGGCTTTCCCGCCGAGTCGAGAAACATGAGACTCGGGCCGCGGGTACCTTGCCCGAGCACTGCCATTGGATGTCCGGATTCATCGTTCAGTTCGAACATGGTGGCCTTAGAAGTGCCAGCTGAGCTTTCGCGGCCAGGGTCGCCGTTGCGAGGAGCATGACCGCTAACGCACACAGCGTCCGCTTTGCTCTCCGATTCGCCCGTTCCAAACCATCGATGCGTGCCGCAAGTCTGCTCACCGTCAGTTCGTTCATGCAGGCCTCCTCGGGTCCTGGACCGAGAGTTATTTCTCTCTATTCTTAGAACGAGGCGGCGAGGATTTCTTGCAGGGAAGGTTCGCTTAGCGGCGCGCCCAGGTCTTACCGCCATCAATCGTGTAGTAGCTCAAGCCGCCGGCAGCTACGACCATAGCCGCGTCGGCGGTACGCGCCTGAACACCGACCAAATCCATCGTGATTGGCGCCCGGAGGGTCTCCCAACGTTGACCGTCAGTGGTCCGCAGAATCGTGCCCGATGTCCCGATAACCCAGCAGACCGTAGACGAGACCGCTGCGCCGGCGGTCAGATCCGTCGTCACGCCGCTCGCTTGGGCGTGAATGCTGTGATCGGACTCGCGCCGCAATATCGCTCCGTGCTTACCGATTAACCATTCGACCGAGTGGTCGGGCGCTGCCACTACCATCGAGCCCGGAGCCGAGATCCGCGTCTCCATGGTCGTTTCTACTCGGTTGGTGGCAGAGGTGTCAGGCGTAACTACAAGCTCGCCCGTCGTGAGGTGTGGCGGTGCCTGCACGACAGAATTGGAAGAGCTGCCGGGGTTCGCTGACGGACTCTCGTGGATCGCGACGGTTCCTGGCGTCCACACAGCATTTTGAGATCGACGAAGGACGCTCGCGCCGACGATGATCAAGCCAATTCCTGCCAGCGCGGGCAGCATCAAGGCCGGCCAACGCCGTTTTCGTACCGTCGCCACCGCGGCATCTTCGGCTCGCGCGATCGCGGCGACGATCGACTGACAGCGCGCGCAGTCCGATAGATGCCCATCGAGGGGATGCGATTGCTTGCGAGGCGCGTCATACCATGCCGCCAGCGCGGTGGGGTCGGGACAATGCTCTCCACTGGTTTCCGGTGCAGCCTCCAGCACGCGATTGATGGTCGCATCGACGACGTCTGCGTGGCCGTTCTTCGCGGCGATGGAACGCTCGTCGGCTGCGCTGGTTGGCCTCAGCCGATTCATTTTCCCTCCGGAAGCAGACGCGCGAGATCGAGTGGCAGCGCCTCGGCCGCGTATCCGAAGTAGAGTCGGATTTGCTCGCGGTTTAACTGATGTTCCTCAGACAGCGCGCGCTCGATCTGCCGGCGCAACCCGCTGCGGGTGCGCGCGAGGTATCGCGACACACTGGACTCGCCCTCACCCATGATCTGCCCGATCTCCCTGAGTTTGAGACCCTGTCGATAGTAGTAGGCAAGCCGCATTCGATCCCGCGCTGGGAGGGCGCCGAGCGCGTTCTCGAGGGCAACACCGATCACGCGCAGATAGCGCTCACGCTCCCCATCGGTGGATTCGATTTCCGTGGGTTCGGGCGATTCAGTCCGATTTGCGAGCGCTTCCGCGCGCCGCGACTCGCGCAGGTAATCCACATAGCGCTGGGCCAGCACGGCACGCAGCCAGGTCGTCAACGAGCTGCGGCCATGGAAGTGGTCGAACAACGGGCGCCGCCTTTGCGGGAGTCCCGTCCCGTACAAGTCGGCGTACAAGGAATCTGCCAGCTCGCGTGCCCGGAACTCGTCGCCGGCGATACCGCGCGCGGCTGAATACAAAATCGGCCGATACTGTCGAACGAACTCTTCCCAGGCATTCTCGATGCCCGCTCGGCACGCGGCGGCCAATGCCAGGTCGGACAGGCGAAGGGAGCCAATGGCTACCTCGGCGGACTCACCGGAAGCAGAGATCGAGACATGCAGCGCGCACGCGAAATCATCGAATGAGAGCGCCCATCGCGCGGCACCAGATTGTTCGTAGGCCCGCGCTATCAATGCGGAGTGCTGGTCAATGAACGCGCTCAAGTCGATGAACATATGACGCAGAAATAATTAATTCGGACTCTAACAATGATATAGGTTACCCCGAGCCGACGGTCGAGAGGCGCCCACATCAATGAAGGTCGTCTTCATCGAACCGACACTCTGTGTCCAGACCTCCGAGCTCCGTCGGGGCGCGTGCGTGGTCCTACGAGCTGAAGCTGGTTGGATAGCGCGACCTCGCAATCAAGGCCGGCGGGCGTTGCAAGCTGCTGTCCCGCTTTGCCAAAAGACTTGAACTACCGGTTTCGCGAAATCACCGGGGCCCCTCGTGCCGCTTGGGCTCGGTGCTCAATAACCCGCACGACTTAGTCAGCCCATATTATCGCGCACACCAGC
This DNA window, taken from Candidatus Binataceae bacterium, encodes the following:
- a CDS encoding IS256 family transposase, encoding MLKVIENRDAGEVRGEGLLDEIAREGARRMLMAALQAESADYVERHRDARDEQGHALVVRNGRA
- a CDS encoding CoA transferase gives rise to the protein MNDQRSQLAHWMDALQAGAGRDARAPQHEVSFAGHDPVYPTCFRAGEAAAAALGAAASSAADLWCLRGGAPQQIRIDVRAAAASLLSFGYQRVSGVAFERGSLATTALYRGRDGRWIHLHGGFRSREGTLALLGCADDADAIARTVATWDAQALEDALAERGCCGVRLRSADEWRQQPQGIALGNVPPIEIFKIGDAPPVPLPRLRAAESGARPLSGVRVLDLTRVLAGPTCARTMAEHGADVLHIRGPHLPFVEPFVIDTNPGKRSCYLDLDRNEDAERLRALAREADVFSQGYRLGAFTRRGFSAEALAQMRPGIVVVSINCYGHEGPWTGRPGWEQLAQTTSGMALEHSGSEHPALVGAALNDYTTGYLGAAGAMLALARRASEGGSWHVRVSLTRTAMWIMSLSRVAADAVPHPGGSGGNHALDDRDANCLGRA
- a CDS encoding amidohydrolase family protein → MSSNGSSDARKIRAGLKHPIVDADGHWLEFAPIISEQLKKHGGQRAVDGFFAFNHYVTRALKETPAERKRTHRAQEAFWAVPTRNTLDRATELMPRLLYERLDEFGIDFTVLYPTSGLGVAFHQDGETRRTTCRAFNNFVAEYFHEFADRMTPAAVIPMHTPEEAIEELEHVVKTLGLKVVMMASLMRRPVPAYAEKGSVPHHALWLDMLGLDSEYNYDPVWAKCVELGISPTFHSGSRGVGLRLSPTNFVYNHIGHFAAASEAVCKAMFLGGVTRRFPALKMGFLEGGVGWACGLYADLIGHWKKRNRAALEEVNPANLDRALLIKLIDMYGGSWLSGDVKDLDAALASEHSAGGTGGIDDLDDYSACGIKRPEDIRDLFVNNFYFGCEADDPANAYAFNRKANPYRAQLKVLFGSDIGHFDVPDMKEVVPEAYELVEDELITADDFRDFMFTNPVKFWGEANPRFFDSTRVAKEASAALAESKAALAEPRR
- a CDS encoding GFA family protein, with translation MTEERSGGCQCGYLRYEVTKRPVGLAVCHCTECQRQSGSAFGLSLGIPEGAFRLTSGTLKTFAVVCDSGRRKTCAFCPECGTRIYHQTVNGMSLKAGTLDDTSWLRPDAHYWTMRKHPWVTIAEGVRKFSDDG
- a CDS encoding IS630 family transposase, which encodes MRLTVADRQALRAARGGGRRLSERRWRRIRILELLDHGWQLSQIARAMGTYPREVRRVGWRYLERGLSAARSDDPRPKPPKLLDTTQQAAIVAMVCGPPPPGHARWTVVLTAQEAQQRGVVRKVGRETIRRLFASHALKPWREKMWCVPKLDQEYLQRMEEVLEVLNQPWDEHAPVVALDERPVQLVDAVRPATAMAPGRPARRDYEYARCGTANVFCVVEPKTGRHQTHATKNRTAAQFARALKRVALSYPAATTIHLVLDNLNTHREKSLTATFGAQTGHQLWRRFTVHYTPKHGSWLNPAELEASLWSRQCLGRQRVATLTELRRRTSAWNRWANRTKLKIDWRFSTADARRVFHYQRIATYESKH
- a CDS encoding RNA polymerase sigma factor; this encodes MSAFIDQHSALIARAYEQSGAARWALSFDDFACALHVSISASGESAEVAIGSLRLSDLALAAACRAGIENAWEEFVRQYRPILYSAARGIAGDEFRARELADSLYADLYGTGLPQRRRPLFDHFHGRSSLTTWLRAVLAQRYVDYLRESRRAEALANRTESPEPTEIESTDGERERYLRVIGVALENALGALPARDRMRLAYYYRQGLKLREIGQIMGEGESSVSRYLARTRSGLRRQIERALSEEHQLNREQIRLYFGYAAEALPLDLARLLPEGK